A genomic region of Clostridiales bacterium contains the following coding sequences:
- a CDS encoding response regulator, giving the protein MYRLLIVDDEPIIVDGLYDLFSNLRDIKLEIYRAYSSIEALDCMRKIKIDIVLCDISMPIMSGLELQREIKLQWPKCRIIFLTGFNEFDYIQEAIRNGSVDYVLKTEGDEAIIEAVKKAVKQIEEEVKADELIKKAKLNMFKALPVLQKKYLMDLLEGVSTWNPERDKIQFSELSIPLQAGEAIMLMISRIDNLDVNSNITEKMKAVYGIQSIADEYLSQMVNYISVIYDRTKLLWIIQPKTTDTGNSISDDADTSQNRTRLFVQGTMESIQKKCKEVLGVSASFAASGDYFCWNDVAEKFYSLNQSLNKSAGLEDELLIIDHIDPQEESSSESKEEYYIKYKLKKVSLLETYLESGQKKEFNELLKLMFKEIRNYTKISDGLYKEVYYSVAMVFLSHINRLNLEEKLRPNVDVDSLLNFNCKMDWEEMYGYFLRISELIFQRKKEDYEIHNSKIIEHIKKYIEENLDGDLSLTKFSEMLHFNPSYLSRIYKQLTGESISEYIAEVKFNKAREMLKDTSLKINEIAFALGFETPSYFTRFFKKKANLSPQEYRDSAV; this is encoded by the coding sequence ATGTATAGATTACTAATTGTTGATGATGAACCTATAATAGTAGATGGATTATATGACCTTTTTTCTAACCTTCGGGATATCAAGCTGGAGATTTATAGAGCTTATTCATCCATTGAAGCTCTTGATTGCATGCGAAAGATTAAAATAGATATTGTTCTATGTGATATATCGATGCCCATTATGAGCGGCTTGGAATTGCAAAGGGAAATTAAACTGCAATGGCCAAAATGCAGGATCATTTTTCTCACAGGGTTCAATGAATTTGATTATATACAGGAAGCCATAAGAAACGGAAGCGTAGATTATGTACTGAAAACCGAAGGGGACGAAGCCATAATAGAAGCTGTGAAAAAAGCTGTAAAGCAGATAGAAGAAGAGGTTAAAGCAGATGAACTTATAAAAAAGGCAAAATTAAATATGTTTAAGGCGCTGCCCGTACTGCAAAAAAAGTACCTGATGGACTTGCTTGAGGGCGTAAGCACGTGGAATCCGGAGCGAGATAAAATACAATTTTCAGAATTAAGTATACCGCTTCAAGCAGGAGAAGCGATTATGCTGATGATATCAAGGATAGACAACCTGGATGTAAATTCAAATATAACGGAAAAAATGAAAGCTGTATATGGAATTCAAAGTATTGCAGATGAATACTTGTCCCAGATGGTCAATTACATTTCAGTCATATATGATCGTACGAAGCTTCTATGGATTATTCAGCCCAAGACAACAGATACAGGCAATTCAATATCAGATGATGCTGACACAAGCCAGAATAGAACAAGACTCTTTGTCCAGGGGACAATGGAATCGATTCAGAAAAAATGCAAGGAAGTTCTGGGAGTCTCTGCCTCATTTGCAGCTTCCGGCGATTATTTCTGCTGGAATGACGTCGCTGAAAAATTTTATTCCCTGAATCAATCGCTTAATAAGTCCGCAGGACTAGAGGACGAACTTCTTATAATAGATCACATAGACCCACAAGAGGAGAGCAGCTCGGAATCAAAAGAAGAGTATTATATAAAATATAAACTGAAAAAAGTGTCGTTGCTGGAAACTTATCTTGAAAGTGGACAAAAAAAAGAATTCAATGAGCTTTTAAAGCTTATGTTTAAAGAGATCAGAAACTATACTAAAATTTCCGATGGATTATATAAAGAAGTGTATTATTCAGTTGCGATGGTTTTTCTCTCTCACATCAATAGATTGAATTTGGAAGAAAAATTAAGGCCTAATGTAGATGTAGATTCGTTGCTTAATTTTAATTGTAAAATGGATTGGGAAGAGATGTATGGATATTTTTTGCGGATTTCAGAGTTGATCTTCCAGCGCAAGAAGGAAGATTACGAAATTCATAATAGCAAGATTATAGAGCATATAAAAAAATATATTGAAGAAAATTTGGATGGAGATTTATCTCTTACGAAGTTTTCAGAGATGCTGCATTTCAATCCTTCCTATCTTTCAAGAATATATAAACAGTTAACCGGAGAGAGCATTTCAGAATATATTGCGGAAGTCAAATTCAATAAGGCCAGAGAAATGCTCAAAGATACTAGTTTAAAAATAAATGAAATAGCATTTGCCTTGGGTTTTGAAACGCCGTCATACTTTACCAGGTTTTTCAAGAAAAAGGCCAATTTGAGTCCACAGGAATATAGGGATTCCGCAGTATAA
- a CDS encoding histidine kinase produces MIKNLKIETIPLFEKIFIAFLAAIIPIYMVSVDIITIGKNEIRKEIIESSNSKIDIYMNSLENEFYNIEKLENKLINDRDIVKLSRIKGLPSAYDDFSSYYAIQDKLKDIQDISKYVMEAKVYIMSQGKAVTSDSVEDYRSDETDKLKKVVRSYSYPFGYIDGDIYIVVSPYFLTNEESEKIDPKFIISIKISKDELKKGIQAFFNQEKGGVVLLGDSNGLSIADKQNEKMFPEFYKYVAKQNKIGNGLQLDKLNIDNTNFIINKKKSLTLRSTLIIYEPEEKFFNSLRVYSKWLWLISLLTLIAVTLFSSWMRGKIVRPISKLVSAFKDVEKGKFQISVDYNSNDEFSYLYKRFNEMVTKLNTLVQEVFVEKIHAKNAELKQLQYQINPHFLYNCFFLINRMAKMEDEEGVIKLTHHLGNYYQFVTRSSTDEVQLIKEINHAKDYTEVQAIRFNNRINVEFEELPGEFENIMVPRLILQPLIENAYKHGLKNVISDGKIYITFNKAGNILEISVEDNGNTLSEETLTALKEKLLSNDNTIETTGLLNVHRRLQIKYGQQGGLNVSRGKSGGLRVTERIVLRGEDKNV; encoded by the coding sequence ATGATAAAAAACCTGAAAATTGAAACGATTCCACTATTTGAAAAAATATTTATAGCTTTTCTTGCGGCAATAATTCCAATTTACATGGTGTCTGTGGACATAATCACAATTGGGAAAAACGAGATAAGAAAAGAAATAATTGAATCTTCTAATTCAAAGATAGATATATATATGAACTCATTAGAGAATGAATTTTATAATATAGAGAAGCTTGAAAACAAGTTAATTAATGATAGAGATATAGTTAAGCTAAGTAGAATTAAGGGACTGCCTTCCGCCTATGATGACTTTAGCTCTTATTATGCCATACAGGACAAACTGAAGGATATTCAAGATATAAGCAAATATGTAATGGAAGCCAAGGTTTATATTATGTCTCAAGGCAAGGCGGTAACATCAGATTCTGTAGAAGACTACAGAAGCGATGAAACCGATAAGCTTAAAAAGGTTGTACGAAGCTATTCATACCCATTTGGTTATATTGACGGCGATATATATATTGTAGTTTCTCCATATTTTCTGACAAATGAGGAGAGCGAGAAAATAGATCCAAAGTTCATAATAAGCATTAAAATATCAAAAGATGAACTAAAAAAAGGGATTCAGGCTTTTTTTAATCAGGAAAAAGGCGGAGTGGTTTTGCTTGGTGATTCCAATGGATTAAGCATCGCTGATAAACAAAATGAAAAAATGTTTCCGGAATTTTATAAGTATGTTGCCAAACAAAATAAAATTGGGAATGGATTACAATTGGATAAGCTTAATATAGATAATACTAATTTTATAATAAATAAAAAGAAATCTTTGACTTTAAGGTCTACTTTGATAATTTATGAGCCCGAAGAAAAATTTTTCAATTCATTGCGCGTATACAGCAAATGGCTGTGGCTGATATCATTATTGACATTAATAGCCGTTACACTTTTCTCTTCTTGGATGAGGGGGAAAATTGTAAGACCTATAAGCAAGCTTGTCTCAGCGTTTAAAGATGTTGAAAAGGGCAAATTTCAAATATCTGTAGATTATAATAGCAATGATGAGTTCAGCTATTTATACAAACGTTTTAATGAGATGGTTACGAAATTGAATACGTTGGTTCAGGAAGTGTTTGTTGAAAAAATACATGCCAAAAATGCCGAACTTAAACAACTGCAATATCAGATTAATCCTCATTTCCTATATAACTGTTTTTTCCTGATAAATAGAATGGCCAAGATGGAGGATGAAGAAGGGGTAATAAAGCTCACACATCATTTAGGAAACTATTATCAATTTGTTACCAGAAGTTCAACTGATGAAGTACAACTTATTAAGGAAATAAACCATGCCAAGGATTATACAGAAGTACAAGCCATACGATTCAATAACCGTATAAACGTTGAGTTTGAGGAACTTCCAGGGGAATTTGAAAATATTATGGTCCCAAGGCTTATTTTACAACCGCTGATTGAAAACGCATATAAGCACGGTTTGAAAAACGTAATCAGCGATGGGAAAATTTATATAACCTTTAATAAGGCGGGAAATATACTTGAGATCTCTGTGGAGGACAATGGAAATACATTGTCTGAAGAAACGTTGACGGCCTTAAAAGAAAAGCTTTTATCAAATGACAATACCATAGAAACAACAGGCTTGTTAAATGTACATAGACGTCTGCAGATTAAGTACGGGCAGCAGGGGGGGCTAAACGTTTCCCGCGGAAAATCAGGCGGATTGAGGGTAACAGAGAGAATTGTTTTGAGAGGAGAAGATAAGAATGTATAG
- a CDS encoding carbohydrate ABC transporter permease, producing the protein MKAKNRIPESKTYVTFRIINNIFMGFLAFICLVPMINVLATSFSSSLAVSAGEVKLWPIGFNLYSYKFVVSNSAFWRAMWVSVKRVVLGSTINVILCILTSYPLSKDSRVFKGRNIYTWYIFITMLFGGGLIPGYLVVSWTHLLNTIWAMIIPGAVNAWNVILMLNFFRQLPKALEEAAFIDGAGQWTILWKIVVPLSKPVIATIALFCMVGHWNDWFSAFIYIGSPKGYPLQTYLYSLLSMDMTKITGIPQNIMNEISKVNNKTLTSAQVFVGAFPILLVYPFLQKYFTKGIVLGSVKG; encoded by the coding sequence GTGAAGGCAAAAAATAGGATCCCTGAATCGAAGACTTATGTAACTTTTAGAATAATCAACAATATTTTTATGGGATTTTTAGCATTTATTTGCTTGGTTCCAATGATAAATGTATTAGCAACTTCCTTTAGTTCGTCTCTTGCCGTGTCTGCCGGTGAAGTAAAGCTTTGGCCTATAGGATTCAACTTATACTCTTATAAATTTGTTGTATCAAATTCAGCTTTTTGGCGTGCAATGTGGGTATCAGTTAAAAGAGTTGTGCTTGGTTCTACAATTAATGTTATATTGTGCATCCTGACTTCGTATCCTTTATCGAAGGATTCAAGGGTGTTTAAAGGCCGTAATATATACACCTGGTATATTTTTATTACCATGCTGTTTGGAGGAGGCTTAATCCCAGGTTATTTAGTTGTAAGCTGGACACACCTTCTAAACACCATATGGGCTATGATTATTCCAGGAGCCGTAAATGCATGGAATGTTATATTGATGCTTAACTTTTTCAGACAGCTTCCAAAGGCGCTTGAAGAAGCTGCGTTTATCGACGGGGCCGGACAGTGGACAATACTATGGAAAATCGTGGTGCCGCTGTCCAAGCCGGTTATTGCAACGATAGCTTTATTTTGTATGGTAGGGCATTGGAATGATTGGTTCAGTGCATTCATATATATAGGGTCTCCAAAAGGTTATCCGCTTCAGACATATTTATATTCTCTGTTAAGTATGGACATGACTAAGATAACTGGAATTCCACAGAACATAATGAATGAGATTAGCAAGGTAAATAATAAGACTTTGACTAGTGCTCAGGTTTTTGTAGGGGCTTTTCCAATATTATTGGTATATCCGTTCCTGCAAAAATATTTTACAAAGGGTATTGTTCTTGGAAGTGTTAAAGGTTGA
- a CDS encoding ABC transporter permease subunit, with the protein MMLPAVVLLFIYAYVPMFGILIAFEKFDITKGVIGFFTSKWVGMANFIRIFNMDGFKQALFNTINIAWWKMVAMFFVPLIASLLLNEIRQEGYKRSIQTIIYLPHFLSWVILAGILKNVLDLDGILNNTLHSLFGIKPIMFLGEPKIFPSVLVWTQVWQEFGWSTIIFLAAITGIDPALYEAAIVDGANRLQQTWHVTLPGMRSILVLCAVLSLGGILNAGFDQVFNLYSVPVYKTGDIIDTLVYRTGIANGQFEIATAVGLFKSVVSLIMVSLSYFLAYKLADYQIF; encoded by the coding sequence ATGATGCTGCCTGCTGTAGTATTACTTTTTATATACGCTTATGTACCTATGTTTGGAATTTTGATAGCCTTTGAAAAATTTGATATTACTAAAGGTGTAATTGGTTTTTTTACGTCAAAGTGGGTTGGAATGGCCAACTTTATAAGAATATTTAATATGGATGGCTTTAAACAGGCTTTGTTTAATACCATAAATATAGCTTGGTGGAAAATGGTTGCGATGTTTTTTGTACCGCTAATTGCATCGTTGCTTTTAAATGAAATCAGGCAAGAGGGTTATAAAAGATCGATACAGACTATAATATATCTTCCCCATTTCCTTTCTTGGGTTATTCTTGCCGGCATACTTAAAAATGTGCTCGATCTAGATGGAATACTCAATAATACCCTGCACTCTTTATTCGGAATTAAACCGATAATGTTTTTGGGAGAGCCAAAAATCTTTCCGAGTGTGTTGGTGTGGACTCAGGTTTGGCAGGAATTTGGATGGAGTACAATTATATTTTTAGCCGCAATAACAGGGATAGATCCTGCACTTTACGAAGCAGCGATTGTAGACGGCGCCAATAGGCTTCAGCAGACCTGGCATGTAACCCTCCCAGGGATGAGATCCATACTTGTGCTTTGCGCAGTCCTATCCCTTGGCGGAATATTGAATGCAGGCTTTGATCAGGTATTCAACCTTTACAGCGTTCCGGTATATAAGACTGGCGATATTATAGACACTCTCGTATACAGGACGGGTATTGCCAACGGGCAATTTGAAATAGCAACAGCAGTAGGATTATTCAAATCCGTCGTATCGCTTATAATGGTATCATTATCTTATTTTCTTGCTTATAAACTGGCAGATTATCAAATATTCTAG
- a CDS encoding extracellular solute-binding protein, whose amino-acid sequence MKGRKPLMVILSVFLMLSMILGSCAKKPATTKQTPSTEKADPFGKYDPPIDLTSCRILTSWMTLDSPDDENNNVWSRAYKDYLGINLKQSWTAPNWGDPFDQKINIAIASDSLPDILPVYTTLFYRIEQGGKAADLTDLLDKYGSDNLKKILQTNNGMGIKSASLNGKLYGLAQVPDTSPRTMLYIRKDWLDKLGLQAPKTLDDLFETARQFVKRDASGTGKTIGLEMGKDFFGGDADPASIFAAYHVYVNNWVLKDGKLVRGETLPENKQVLQKLADLYKEGVIPKDFYLKDETKDTLADMVAGKVGIGFGSGDFLSTPELEDLHKKDPNAKWIVMPMPTIDGQPFMDYRDTRIANFWAVSAKCEHPEALIKMANLQVEIDNYNPKYVKDNTFNMSPTGKMNFWCKATGIVDPLKTTNTFNAVKEAMKSKDASKLNPSDKETYNKATSADPKVGDWGYAQSWAENGPNDLQFGELSKNVILSPAWGPETPAWVQNGQAMYSKVREYFTKAVTSSNVDQEFNNWLNYWNTQGGKDATDEINDWYAKNK is encoded by the coding sequence ATGAAGGGCAGAAAGCCTTTAATGGTTATTCTAAGTGTTTTCTTGATGCTCAGTATGATACTGGGTTCTTGCGCAAAGAAGCCGGCAACGACTAAACAAACTCCTTCAACTGAAAAGGCAGATCCTTTTGGAAAATATGATCCGCCGATTGATTTGACAAGTTGCAGAATTTTGACTTCCTGGATGACATTGGATTCTCCGGATGACGAGAACAACAACGTATGGTCAAGAGCTTATAAGGATTATCTAGGAATAAATTTAAAACAATCATGGACGGCTCCTAACTGGGGAGATCCATTCGACCAGAAAATCAATATAGCTATTGCCAGCGACAGTTTACCGGATATTCTTCCTGTTTATACCACGCTATTCTATAGAATAGAGCAGGGCGGCAAAGCTGCAGACTTGACTGATTTACTTGATAAATATGGTTCTGATAATCTCAAGAAAATATTACAGACAAATAACGGTATGGGAATAAAGTCCGCAAGTTTAAACGGCAAGCTTTATGGATTGGCACAAGTACCTGATACTTCACCAAGGACGATGCTTTATATACGTAAAGATTGGCTTGACAAACTTGGATTGCAGGCTCCTAAAACTTTAGATGACCTTTTTGAAACAGCCAGGCAGTTCGTAAAAAGAGATGCCAGCGGAACTGGAAAGACTATAGGTTTAGAGATGGGTAAAGATTTCTTCGGTGGTGATGCTGACCCGGCATCTATATTTGCGGCATATCATGTTTATGTAAATAACTGGGTGCTAAAGGACGGAAAGCTTGTAAGAGGAGAAACGTTGCCTGAAAATAAACAAGTACTTCAAAAGCTTGCAGATTTATATAAAGAAGGTGTAATTCCAAAAGATTTCTACCTTAAAGATGAGACAAAAGATACTTTAGCCGATATGGTAGCCGGAAAAGTAGGAATCGGCTTTGGGTCGGGAGATTTCTTATCAACCCCTGAATTAGAGGATTTGCACAAAAAAGATCCAAATGCAAAGTGGATTGTTATGCCGATGCCAACAATCGATGGACAGCCGTTTATGGATTATAGGGATACAAGAATAGCTAATTTCTGGGCAGTAAGTGCTAAATGCGAACATCCGGAAGCTTTAATCAAGATGGCAAACCTTCAAGTGGAAATAGACAATTATAATCCCAAATATGTAAAAGATAATACTTTCAACATGTCTCCTACAGGAAAGATGAACTTCTGGTGTAAGGCAACAGGAATTGTAGATCCTTTAAAAACAACAAATACATTTAACGCTGTTAAGGAAGCTATGAAGTCAAAGGACGCATCTAAGCTTAATCCAAGCGATAAAGAGACTTATAACAAGGCTACTTCTGCAGATCCAAAGGTAGGAGATTGGGGGTATGCTCAATCCTGGGCAGAGAACGGGCCAAATGATTTACAATTCGGCGAGTTGTCTAAAAATGTCATATTAAGTCCTGCCTGGGGACCGGAAACTCCAGCCTGGGTACAGAATGGTCAGGCTATGTATTCAAAGGTAAGGGAATACTTTACGAAAGCAGTTACCAGCAGCAATGTAGATCAAGAATTCAATAATTGGTTAAATTACTGGAATACACAAGGCGGAAAAGATGCTACGGATGAAATAAATGACTGGTATGCAAAAAATAAATAG
- a CDS encoding peptide ABC transporter substrate-binding protein has translation MKNKLKLVLSLIFTLVLVFTGCSKGTSKNTANKSIGKSSDSTEQLADKQELNWIIGSELPTADGVKSYDTLSSSQIEIFGEGLYKIDGNNKTIPVEAEGYPQISKDGLVYTIKLKDNLKWSNGDPLTAKDYVFAWRRLFAPKTAAQMASTYFNIKNAKAINEGTKDPSELGVEAVSDTELKVTLEYPDTYFTTSLSSANLFPQSEAFVTSKGDAYGTTSDNTLGNGPFVIKDWDGSGLTWHYEKNENYWDKDNIKLSRINIQVVKETGTGINLYESGATHATSLSGDYIRQYIKNKDFHSVLSLRSTNLELGISSSPNLQNENLRKAISLSINRDELVNNILVDGSRPLTGVIPKGIATDPDTGKDFSDEAGVLVKTDVEEAKKLWETAKKELGKEKVELTLLADDTEGAKRTAEYLQSQLTTNLPGLTINISNVPAKVRFQKMMDYNFDLALGGWSGDFDPVSYLNQFFSTYEHNHGKYKDAKYDAYITKIKTDDSANPQARWKDLQEAQKYILSKAVVVPLYQGSSTYLINPKVKGIVTHNLGTPLEITHAYIVK, from the coding sequence ATGAAAAATAAATTAAAATTAGTCTTATCGTTGATATTTACATTGGTTCTAGTGTTTACAGGCTGCTCAAAGGGAACTTCAAAAAACACTGCTAATAAATCCATTGGAAAGTCTTCGGATTCTACCGAACAATTAGCCGATAAACAAGAATTGAACTGGATTATCGGAAGTGAATTGCCTACTGCTGATGGAGTTAAATCTTATGATACATTAAGTTCTTCACAAATTGAAATATTTGGAGAAGGCTTATATAAAATCGACGGAAATAACAAAACGATTCCCGTCGAGGCAGAAGGATATCCTCAAATCAGCAAGGACGGTTTGGTATATACTATTAAACTTAAAGATAATTTAAAGTGGTCGAACGGCGATCCCTTGACCGCTAAAGATTATGTTTTTGCGTGGAGACGGTTATTTGCACCAAAAACGGCGGCTCAAATGGCAAGTACCTATTTCAATATAAAAAATGCCAAAGCGATCAATGAAGGAACCAAAGATCCTTCGGAATTAGGAGTTGAAGCTGTCAGTGATACGGAGCTCAAAGTAACACTCGAATATCCTGATACGTATTTTACAACTTCGCTATCGTCTGCAAACCTGTTTCCGCAAAGCGAAGCATTTGTGACATCCAAGGGGGATGCATACGGGACAACAAGTGACAATACATTGGGAAACGGCCCCTTTGTCATTAAGGATTGGGATGGCTCGGGCCTTACATGGCATTATGAGAAGAATGAAAATTACTGGGATAAGGATAATATAAAGCTTAGCAGAATCAATATTCAAGTTGTCAAAGAAACGGGAACCGGAATCAATTTGTACGAATCGGGAGCTACCCATGCTACATCTTTATCGGGAGATTATATCAGGCAGTATATAAAAAATAAAGATTTTCATTCGGTACTTTCTTTGAGATCCACCAATCTCGAGTTGGGCATAAGTTCAAGTCCGAATCTGCAAAATGAAAATCTCAGAAAAGCGATTTCATTGTCAATAAACAGAGACGAGCTTGTAAACAATATACTTGTCGACGGCTCAAGGCCTTTAACCGGTGTTATACCTAAAGGGATAGCAACAGATCCCGATACGGGAAAAGATTTCTCGGATGAAGCAGGTGTTTTGGTAAAGACAGATGTCGAGGAAGCGAAAAAACTTTGGGAAACGGCCAAAAAGGAACTTGGAAAGGAAAAAGTCGAATTGACATTACTCGCCGACGACACTGAAGGAGCCAAAAGGACGGCTGAATATCTGCAAAGCCAATTGACGACCAATTTACCTGGACTGACTATCAATATAAGCAATGTGCCGGCAAAGGTACGTTTTCAAAAGATGATGGACTATAATTTTGACTTGGCTCTCGGCGGTTGGTCAGGGGACTTTGATCCTGTCAGCTACTTGAATCAATTTTTCTCAACATATGAGCATAACCATGGAAAGTATAAAGATGCAAAATATGATGCTTATATCACGAAGATTAAAACCGATGATTCGGCAAATCCTCAGGCAAGATGGAAGGATCTGCAGGAGGCGCAGAAATATATTTTGAGTAAGGCAGTGGTTGTTCCTTTATACCAGGGATCTTCGACTTATTTGATAAATCCAAAGGTTAAGGGAATCGTTACTCACAATTTAGGCACTCCATTAGAGATTACTCATGCTTATATTGTTAAATAA
- a CDS encoding ABC transporter permease, producing MSSFFRFILKRAVYMLITLFLISSCTFLLMNFLPGTPYGNEAKLTNKQREVMNERYGLNKPLGERYIIYMSGMLRGDFGISLQFGDQPVRSILAKRIGPSLQLGVQAMILGTTVGIILGMIAAMFQNSFIDAIVSFTAIIGRSVPNFVFAVLLQLLFAVYLKLFPIALWDKGFLSTVLPTVALSVSPMADSARFIRTEMIEVLNSDYIELARAKGMSEWRVAFKHGLRNALIPLITILGPMSVGLMAGSLVVENIFAIPGIGEQFVKSIMTDDYSTIMAVTMLYSTMLVTIILLVDILYGIVDPRIRVGGGEY from the coding sequence ATGAGTAGCTTTTTCAGATTTATTTTAAAAAGGGCAGTTTATATGCTAATAACACTTTTCCTTATTAGTTCATGTACTTTTCTGCTGATGAATTTTTTGCCCGGGACCCCCTATGGCAATGAGGCGAAACTGACGAATAAGCAGAGGGAAGTTATGAACGAAAGATATGGACTGAATAAGCCATTGGGAGAGCGTTATATAATCTATATGTCGGGTATGCTTCGGGGGGACTTCGGTATTTCGCTGCAGTTTGGCGACCAGCCGGTCAGGTCGATATTGGCTAAACGCATCGGCCCGTCACTTCAATTAGGGGTGCAAGCCATGATTTTGGGAACTACTGTAGGAATTATTCTCGGGATGATCGCAGCTATGTTTCAGAATAGCTTCATTGATGCGATCGTATCCTTTACGGCTATTATCGGGCGCTCTGTTCCCAATTTTGTATTTGCGGTTCTTTTGCAGCTCTTGTTTGCCGTATATTTAAAGCTGTTCCCCATTGCTTTATGGGACAAGGGATTTTTATCAACGGTTTTGCCGACCGTTGCCTTATCCGTTTCTCCAATGGCGGATTCCGCCCGTTTTATCCGTACTGAAATGATTGAAGTATTAAATAGCGATTATATCGAATTGGCGAGGGCGAAAGGAATGAGTGAATGGAGAGTCGCATTCAAACATGGTTTAAGGAATGCCCTGATTCCACTTATTACAATATTGGGCCCTATGTCTGTTGGTCTGATGGCCGGCTCGCTGGTGGTTGAAAATATATTTGCCATTCCCGGTATCGGAGAGCAGTTTGTCAAGTCGATCATGACCGATGATTATTCCACAATTATGGCGGTGACCATGCTTTATTCCACAATGCTTGTTACCATAATCTTATTGGTGGATATTCTGTATGGGATCGTTGATCCCCGAATCAGAGTGGGAGGAGGAGAATACTAA
- a CDS encoding ABC transporter permease, which translates to MDEPISKKEKKKNLNSEIPSSYFTPLDGTHHFDNERIAAPSLSFYQDAWRRLKKNKAAVASMVILLVIVLIEILSIWYSPHNPNLQNVPHANLPPRIPHVNINGFNGKAKISGAWIDKYELVHVPKDVNYYFGTDAFGRDLLSRVLAGTRVSLLIALAAAFFDLIIGITYGLVSGWKGGNVDIIMQRILEIISGIPTLVVVILMLLFIKPGVTSIIIAMGLTGWITMARVVRAETLKLKNQEFVLAARTLGESSLNIAVGHILPNLSGIIVIQTMFTIPSAIFFEAFLSFIGVGMRAPNASLGTLLNEGYKTFRFLPHLMWFPAAAICIIMITFNLLADGLRDAFDPKMKD; encoded by the coding sequence ATGGATGAACCAATAAGTAAAAAAGAAAAAAAGAAAAATTTAAACTCTGAAATCCCGTCATCATATTTTACGCCGCTGGATGGGACCCATCACTTCGACAATGAGCGCATAGCTGCACCATCTCTTTCATTTTATCAGGATGCATGGCGGCGTTTAAAAAAGAATAAAGCGGCTGTGGCTTCAATGGTTATTTTATTGGTGATTGTATTGATTGAAATTCTTTCCATCTGGTATTCACCCCATAACCCCAATTTACAGAATGTTCCTCATGCCAATTTGCCTCCCCGTATTCCTCATGTCAATATTAACGGGTTTAACGGAAAGGCCAAGATATCGGGTGCTTGGATCGATAAATACGAACTTGTCCATGTTCCTAAGGATGTAAATTATTATTTCGGGACCGATGCTTTTGGCAGAGATTTATTATCCCGGGTATTGGCAGGGACGCGGGTTTCATTGCTTATCGCTCTGGCTGCGGCTTTTTTTGACTTGATAATAGGAATAACATACGGATTGGTTTCAGGATGGAAGGGCGGCAATGTGGATATAATCATGCAACGCATTTTGGAAATAATCTCCGGGATTCCAACATTGGTCGTGGTGATACTTATGCTTTTGTTTATCAAGCCCGGAGTGACTTCCATTATTATTGCCATGGGTTTAACCGGCTGGATTACGATGGCCCGGGTTGTTCGTGCCGAAACACTGAAATTAAAAAATCAGGAATTCGTACTTGCCGCCAGGACCCTTGGAGAATCATCTTTAAATATTGCCGTCGGCCATATCCTGCCAAACTTGAGTGGAATTATTGTAATTCAAACAATGTTCACTATTCCCAGCGCGATTTTTTTTGAAGCTTTTCTAAGCTTTATCGGAGTTGGAATGCGCGCCCCCAATGCATCATTGGGAACATTGTTGAATGAAGGATATAAGACGTTCAGATTCTTACCTCATCTTATGTGGTTTCCTGCTGCTGCTATTTGCATAATTATGATTACATTTAATTTGCTAGCGGACGGGCTCCGTGATGCATTTGATCCGAAGATGAAAGATTAG